The proteins below come from a single Geobacillus thermoleovorans genomic window:
- a CDS encoding cation diffusion facilitator family transporter: MAMEHEQRFRQAKTAAIVGIAGNMALAAVKAAVGVWSQSQALIADAAHSASDVAGSFAVWVGLRAAARPPDEDHPYGHGKAESIAAIIVAVLLFLVGIEIGRSAFLSFFAPLSPPGAAAIYVLLLSIAVKEAMFRYKYRLGKKLNSDALIINAYEHRSDVFSSFAALIGVGAAIVGGKWEIDWLVYADPLAGLFVSLLVLKMAWDLGRQSVHTAIDHVLHEEEAGYLREAVLSIPDVRQINELHAREHGHYVIVDLKIAVDPQLTVEEGHRIGKKVKEKLLTLPRVRNVMVHINPYNPEKKP, encoded by the coding sequence ATGGCCATGGAACACGAACAGCGGTTCAGGCAGGCGAAAACGGCAGCGATCGTCGGGATCGCTGGAAATATGGCGCTTGCTGCTGTCAAGGCGGCGGTCGGCGTGTGGAGCCAAAGCCAAGCGTTGATCGCTGATGCCGCCCATTCAGCGTCCGATGTTGCCGGCTCGTTCGCCGTTTGGGTCGGACTGCGGGCCGCTGCGCGCCCGCCGGATGAGGATCATCCGTACGGGCATGGGAAAGCGGAATCAATCGCCGCCATTATTGTGGCGGTTCTTCTATTTCTCGTTGGGATCGAGATCGGGCGCTCGGCGTTTCTGTCATTTTTCGCCCCACTGTCGCCGCCCGGGGCGGCCGCCATTTACGTCTTGTTGTTGTCGATTGCTGTCAAAGAAGCGATGTTTCGCTATAAATACCGGCTCGGGAAAAAGCTAAACAGCGATGCGCTGATCATCAACGCCTATGAGCACCGATCGGATGTGTTTTCGTCGTTTGCTGCGCTCATCGGCGTCGGCGCCGCCATTGTCGGTGGAAAATGGGAGATTGACTGGCTTGTATACGCCGACCCGCTCGCCGGATTGTTCGTCTCGCTGCTTGTTCTGAAAATGGCATGGGACCTTGGCCGACAGTCGGTCCATACGGCGATCGACCATGTGCTTCACGAGGAAGAGGCCGGCTATTTGCGCGAGGCGGTCTTGTCCATTCCCGATGTGCGGCAAATCAATGAGCTGCATGCGCGCGAGCACGGCCATTACGTCATCGTCGATTTGAAAATCGCCGTCGATCCGCAATTGACGGTCGAAGAGGGGCACCGGATCGGAAAGAAAGTGAAAGAAAAACTGCTGACGCTGCCGCGCGTCCGCAATGTCATGGTTCACATCAACCCGTACAACCCGGAAAAAAAACCGTAA
- the secDF gene encoding protein translocase subunit SecDF produces MVKRSRIVAFFLLLLLFAGVMGPTIQGIVHNIKLGLDLQGGFEVLYEVKPAKKGDKIDQETLQSTVSALNKRINVLGVSEPRVDIEGGNRIRVQLAGVKDQNEAREILSTQAKLTFRDVNDNVLMDGSDLVQGGAKLSFDENGRPSVALKLKDADKFRQVTEKVYKMGPPNNILVIWLDFKEGVDSYRKEAGKADPKFISAASVNQVFNQTDVSIVGNFTVKEAQQLADLLNAGALPVELHEIYSTSVGAQFGKNALQKTVLAGIIGVAAIFLFMIWFYRLPGIIAVITLSVYIYLILLLFDWMNVVMTLPGIAALILGVGMAVDANIITYERIKEELKLGKSMLSAFRAGNRGSFATIFDANLTTIIAGAVLFIYGTSSVKGFATTLIISIVVSFLTAVYGTRLLLGLLVSSRWLDKKPEWFGVKKSEILNIAETTEETEVPTKFDRWDFVKHSKKFFIFSGALTIAGVISLFALGLNLGIDFTSGTRVEVTSSQPIDAKELSGYFERLGYKPEDVVLSGTDGKTGVVRLIGVLDKQEIAKLKNELKQAYGNEPNISTVSPVVGKQLARNALIAVLISSIGIILYVTIRFEWRMALAAIVALLHDAFFIITVFSLTRLEVDLTFIAAVLTIIGYSINDTIVTFDRIRDLMKKRKVKTVDDLKHIVNRALQQTFTRSVNTVLTVLFTVIALLIFGSEAIRNFNLALLVGLVCGVYSSLCIASQLWVVWKGQELKKGKGAKKAAAEAEPQV; encoded by the coding sequence ATGGTAAAACGAAGCCGCATCGTCGCCTTTTTTCTGCTCCTGCTTTTGTTCGCCGGAGTGATGGGGCCGACGATTCAAGGAATTGTACATAACATCAAACTGGGCCTTGACTTGCAAGGCGGTTTTGAAGTGCTGTATGAAGTGAAGCCGGCCAAAAAAGGCGATAAGATTGACCAAGAGACGCTGCAAAGCACCGTCAGCGCGCTGAATAAACGGATCAACGTCCTTGGCGTCAGCGAGCCGCGCGTTGACATCGAGGGAGGAAACCGCATCCGCGTCCAGCTCGCCGGGGTGAAAGACCAAAATGAGGCGCGCGAAATTTTGTCCACGCAGGCGAAATTGACGTTCCGCGATGTCAATGACAACGTGCTTATGGACGGAAGCGACCTCGTCCAAGGCGGAGCGAAGCTGTCGTTTGATGAAAACGGCCGGCCGAGCGTCGCTCTGAAATTGAAAGACGCCGACAAGTTCCGCCAGGTGACGGAAAAAGTATATAAAATGGGGCCGCCAAACAACATTTTAGTCATTTGGCTCGATTTTAAAGAAGGGGTGGACTCCTACCGGAAAGAAGCGGGCAAAGCTGATCCGAAATTTATTTCCGCCGCTTCAGTCAACCAAGTGTTCAATCAGACGGATGTGTCGATCGTCGGCAATTTTACGGTCAAAGAAGCGCAACAGCTGGCCGATTTGCTCAATGCCGGCGCGCTGCCGGTCGAGCTGCATGAAATTTACTCCACGTCCGTCGGCGCTCAGTTTGGGAAAAACGCCCTGCAAAAAACGGTGTTGGCCGGCATCATCGGTGTGGCGGCGATCTTCTTGTTCATGATTTGGTTTTACCGGCTTCCCGGGATCATCGCCGTCATTACGCTGTCGGTATACATTTATTTGATTTTGCTTTTGTTTGATTGGATGAACGTCGTTATGACGCTGCCAGGCATTGCCGCCCTGATTTTGGGGGTTGGGATGGCGGTCGATGCCAACATTATTACGTACGAACGGATCAAAGAGGAGCTGAAGCTCGGCAAGTCGATGCTGTCGGCGTTCCGTGCTGGCAACCGCGGGTCGTTTGCGACGATTTTTGACGCCAACCTTACGACGATCATCGCCGGCGCTGTTCTTTTTATTTACGGGACAAGCTCGGTGAAAGGGTTTGCGACGACGCTCATCATCAGCATCGTCGTCAGCTTTCTCACCGCCGTTTACGGCACGCGGCTGTTGCTCGGACTGCTTGTGTCAAGCCGCTGGCTCGATAAAAAGCCGGAGTGGTTTGGCGTCAAAAAGTCGGAAATCTTAAACATTGCCGAAACGACCGAGGAAACGGAAGTGCCGACGAAGTTTGACCGCTGGGATTTTGTCAAACATAGCAAAAAGTTTTTCATTTTCTCTGGCGCATTGACGATCGCCGGCGTCATCTCGTTGTTTGCCCTGGGGCTGAATCTTGGCATTGACTTCACGAGCGGAACGCGCGTTGAGGTGACGAGCAGCCAGCCGATCGATGCAAAAGAGTTGAGCGGCTATTTCGAGCGGCTCGGCTACAAGCCGGAAGATGTCGTCCTGTCCGGCACGGATGGGAAAACAGGCGTCGTCCGCTTGATTGGCGTGCTCGATAAGCAAGAAATTGCCAAGCTGAAAAATGAATTGAAGCAAGCGTATGGCAACGAACCAAACATCAGCACCGTCTCTCCGGTCGTCGGCAAGCAGCTGGCTCGCAACGCGCTCATTGCTGTGCTTATTTCATCCATCGGCATCATTCTTTACGTGACGATTCGCTTTGAGTGGCGAATGGCGCTCGCAGCCATTGTCGCCTTATTGCACGATGCGTTTTTTATTATTACCGTGTTCAGCTTGACGCGTCTTGAAGTCGATTTGACATTCATCGCCGCGGTGCTGACGATCATCGGGTACTCGATCAACGATACGATCGTCACGTTTGACCGCATCCGGGATTTGATGAAAAAGCGGAAAGTGAAAACGGTCGACGACTTGAAGCATATCGTCAACCGGGCGTTGCAGCAAACATTTACGCGCTCGGTCAATACCGTCTTGACCGTCTTGTTTACGGTCATCGCGTTGCTCATCTTTGGCAGCGAAGCGATCCGCAATTTCAACCTCGCCTTGCTCGTTGGACTTGTGTGCGGCGTCTATTCGTCGCTTTGCATCGCTTCTCAGCTTTGGGTCGTTTGGAAAGGACAGGAGCTCAAAAAAGGGAAAGGAGCCAAAAAAGCGGCGGCCGAGGCCGAACCGCAAGTGTAA
- a CDS encoding post-transcriptional regulator — protein MDENRKLREQLMPALESKCDEFRLLGYTQVTMDGLWECLCSRKWKHRPAEKKLHELVSDIFSLSPSEYMMFLTMRSYKQQAAGDDELERVLKELL, from the coding sequence ATGGATGAAAACCGGAAGCTGCGCGAACAGCTCATGCCGGCGCTCGAGTCGAAGTGCGATGAGTTTCGTCTTCTCGGCTATACGCAAGTGACGATGGACGGGCTGTGGGAATGTTTATGTTCCCGCAAGTGGAAGCATCGGCCGGCGGAAAAAAAACTGCATGAGTTGGTCAGCGACATTTTCTCTCTTTCGCCGAGCGAGTATATGATGTTTTTGACGATGCGTTCGTATAAGCAGCAGGCGGCCGGCGATGATGAGTTGGAGCGGGTTTTAAAGGAATTGTTATAG
- the spoVB gene encoding stage V sporulation protein B, with protein sequence MSKFLQGTVILIAAGFITKILGFINRIVVARMIGDEGVGLYMMAVPTLVLAITATQIGLPVAISKLVAEAEAAGDRQRVKQILVVSLATTGALSIVLLPALIAAAPWLSRTMFTDPRTYYPLLAIAPIVPIVAISSVLRGYFQGRQQMKPYAYSLLMEQIVRISLIALCTQPLLPYGVEYAAAGAMASSVLGELAALLYLLFLFKVKKSIRLRTKFFHYVQAGKETFVRLMRIALPTTGGRLIGSLSWFFEPIVVANSLALAGIAASTATRQYGQLVGYALPLLTLPSFITYALSTALVPAISEAMAQRKLLLVEYRIAQAMRLSLVTGGLSTVVLYLFAEPLMRWMYGTSEAAIFIQVMAPFFLLYYFQGPLQAVLQGLDLANAAMTNSLIGAVVKLVCIFVLASRPSLGIMGAALATAVSTVLVTLLHFATVVKVVSFSIDAREYIKALGAIIAAGAIGYALSRHPLLAVPAPLWTLLAMAATAALYAACLVLFRLIRREELVYLPGLHWLAGKNKRK encoded by the coding sequence ATGTCTAAATTTTTACAAGGTACGGTCATTTTAATCGCCGCTGGCTTTATTACGAAAATTCTCGGCTTCATCAACCGAATTGTCGTCGCCCGCATGATCGGCGATGAAGGAGTCGGGCTGTACATGATGGCCGTGCCGACGCTCGTTTTAGCGATTACCGCGACGCAGATCGGGCTGCCGGTCGCCATTTCCAAACTCGTCGCCGAAGCAGAGGCGGCCGGCGACCGGCAGCGGGTGAAACAAATTCTCGTCGTGTCGCTGGCCACCACCGGCGCGCTAAGCATCGTGCTTCTGCCGGCGTTGATCGCTGCTGCGCCATGGCTCTCCCGGACGATGTTCACCGACCCGCGCACGTACTATCCGCTTCTTGCCATCGCTCCAATTGTGCCGATCGTCGCCATCTCTTCGGTGCTGCGCGGCTACTTTCAAGGACGCCAGCAAATGAAACCGTACGCCTACTCGCTCTTGATGGAACAAATCGTCCGCATCAGCTTGATCGCTTTATGCACACAGCCGCTTTTGCCGTACGGCGTCGAGTATGCCGCCGCCGGCGCCATGGCGTCTTCCGTTCTCGGCGAGCTGGCAGCATTATTGTATTTGCTGTTTTTATTTAAGGTTAAAAAATCGATTCGCCTGCGGACAAAGTTTTTTCACTACGTCCAAGCCGGCAAAGAGACGTTCGTCCGCCTCATGCGCATTGCCTTGCCGACGACCGGCGGCCGTTTGATCGGCTCGCTTTCTTGGTTTTTTGAGCCAATCGTCGTCGCCAACAGCTTGGCATTGGCCGGCATCGCCGCCTCCACTGCCACAAGGCAATACGGACAGCTTGTCGGCTACGCGCTGCCGTTGTTGACGTTGCCGTCGTTTATTACGTACGCGCTTTCGACCGCCCTGGTGCCGGCCATCAGCGAAGCCATGGCGCAACGCAAGCTGCTTTTGGTCGAATACCGGATCGCCCAGGCGATGCGCTTGTCGCTTGTCACCGGCGGCCTTTCCACCGTCGTTCTTTACTTGTTCGCCGAGCCGCTCATGCGCTGGATGTACGGCACAAGTGAAGCCGCGATCTTTATTCAAGTGATGGCGCCGTTTTTCTTATTGTATTATTTCCAAGGCCCGCTGCAGGCGGTCTTGCAAGGACTGGACTTGGCGAACGCCGCCATGACGAACAGCTTGATCGGAGCAGTGGTGAAGCTCGTGTGCATCTTCGTCCTTGCTTCCCGTCCAAGTTTGGGCATTATGGGCGCGGCGCTGGCGACTGCAGTCAGCACCGTTCTTGTGACGTTGCTTCACTTTGCCACGGTCGTCAAGGTGGTGTCTTTTTCCATCGATGCGCGCGAGTACATCAAAGCGCTTGGCGCCATCATCGCTGCGGGCGCAATCGGCTATGCGCTCTCCCGCCATCCGCTTTTGGCGGTGCCCGCACCGCTTTGGACGCTGCTTGCCATGGCCGCGACAGCCGCCCTATATGCCGCCTGCCTCGTTCTGTTCCGGCTCATCCGGCGCGAAGAGCTCGTCTACCTTCCGGGGCTGCACTGGCTGGCCGGCAAAAACAAGCGAAAATAA
- a CDS encoding TIGR04086 family membrane protein has translation MSRLGSALVYGIATVFVLAALVSFIFSLLLKWTDIHESSLTWIVFAASVVSLFIGGVVAGGKSQEKGWLAGGLTGLLFTAIIFLFQFLGMEKSFTVEQWLYHLAFFAAASLGGIVGVNLSSSRYERT, from the coding sequence GTGTCACGGCTTGGCAGCGCACTGGTGTATGGAATCGCCACAGTTTTTGTGTTGGCGGCGCTCGTCAGCTTCATTTTTTCGTTGTTGCTCAAATGGACGGACATTCACGAATCGTCGCTCACCTGGATCGTGTTTGCCGCCTCGGTTGTCTCGCTGTTTATCGGCGGCGTTGTCGCCGGCGGAAAAAGCCAAGAAAAAGGATGGCTCGCCGGCGGGCTGACCGGCCTCTTATTTACGGCGATCATCTTTTTGTTTCAATTTCTTGGCATGGAAAAATCGTTTACCGTCGAACAATGGCTGTACCACCTTGCCTTTTTCGCCGCTGCTTCCTTAGGCGGCATCGTCGGGGTCAATTTGTCATCGTCGCGCTATGAACGGACGTAA
- the yajC gene encoding preprotein translocase subunit YajC, with protein sequence MNAAIANLLPIVLFFVIFYFLLIRPQQKRQRAIQQMQANLKKGDKIITIGGLHGIIDSVDEDKIIVRAGDGTRLTFDRSAVREVVAESKA encoded by the coding sequence ATGAACGCAGCGATCGCCAATTTGTTGCCGATTGTGCTGTTTTTTGTGATTTTCTACTTTTTGCTCATTCGCCCGCAGCAAAAACGGCAACGCGCCATCCAGCAAATGCAGGCGAATTTGAAAAAAGGCGATAAAATCATCACGATCGGTGGATTGCACGGCATCATCGACTCGGTCGATGAGGACAAAATCATCGTTCGCGCCGGCGACGGCACGCGACTGACGTTCGACCGCTCCGCGGTGAGAGAAGTGGTGGCGGAAAGCAAGGCGTAG
- the tgt gene encoding tRNA guanosine(34) transglycosylase Tgt: MTTPIRFELIKTCRQTGARLGILHTPHGSFETPMFMPVGTLATVKTLSPEELKTMGAGVILSNTYHLWLRPGHDIVAEAGGLHAFMNWDRGILTDSGGFQVFSLSEFRRIEEEGVYFRNHLNGDKLFLSPEKAVEIQNALGADIIMAFDECPPYPATYEYMKQSIERTSRWAERCLKAHRRPNEQGLFGIVQGGEYEDLRRQSARDLVSLDFPGYAVGGLSVGEPKEVMNRVLEFTTPLLPADKPRYLMGVGSPDSLIDGAIRGIDMFDCVLPTRIGRNGTVMTSEGRVVIKNAQYARDFSPLDPNCDCYTCRNYTRAYIRHLIKCDETFGIRLTSYHNVYFLIKLMEQVRQAIREDRLADFREEFFERYGFNKPNAKNF, encoded by the coding sequence TTGACGACACCGATTCGCTTTGAACTGATCAAAACGTGCCGGCAGACGGGCGCGCGCCTTGGCATCCTCCATACGCCGCACGGCTCGTTTGAAACGCCGATGTTTATGCCGGTTGGGACGCTCGCCACGGTCAAGACGCTGTCGCCGGAAGAGCTGAAGACAATGGGGGCCGGCGTCATTTTAAGCAACACCTATCATCTTTGGCTGCGCCCGGGGCATGACATTGTCGCGGAAGCGGGCGGGTTGCATGCGTTTATGAATTGGGATCGCGGCATTTTGACGGATTCCGGCGGCTTCCAAGTGTTCAGCCTCAGTGAATTCCGCCGCATCGAGGAAGAAGGCGTCTATTTCCGCAACCATTTAAACGGCGATAAGCTGTTTTTATCGCCGGAAAAAGCAGTCGAGATTCAAAATGCGCTTGGCGCCGACATCATCATGGCGTTTGATGAGTGCCCGCCGTATCCAGCGACGTATGAATACATGAAACAGTCCATCGAGCGGACGAGCCGTTGGGCGGAGCGCTGCTTGAAGGCGCACCGCCGCCCGAATGAGCAAGGGCTGTTTGGCATCGTCCAAGGCGGTGAATATGAAGATTTGCGCCGGCAAAGCGCCCGCGATTTAGTGTCGCTCGATTTCCCGGGCTATGCGGTCGGCGGGTTGTCGGTCGGCGAGCCGAAGGAGGTCATGAATCGGGTGCTTGAGTTTACGACGCCGCTTCTGCCGGCGGACAAGCCCCGCTATTTAATGGGCGTCGGTTCGCCGGATTCGCTCATCGACGGAGCGATCCGCGGCATCGACATGTTCGACTGCGTATTGCCGACGCGCATCGGCCGCAACGGGACGGTGATGACGAGCGAAGGACGGGTGGTGATCAAAAATGCCCAGTACGCTCGCGACTTCTCGCCGCTCGATCCGAACTGCGACTGCTACACGTGCCGGAACTATACGCGCGCGTACATCCGCCATCTCATCAAATGTGATGAAACATTTGGCATCCGCCTCACGTCTTACCATAACGTCTATTTTTTGATAAAATTGATGGAGCAGGTGAGACAAGCGATCCGCGAAGATCGACTCGCCGATTTCCGTGAGGAATTTTTCGAACGCTACGGCTTCAACAAGCCGAATGCAAAAAACTTTTGA
- the queA gene encoding tRNA preQ1(34) S-adenosylmethionine ribosyltransferase-isomerase QueA has product MKVDLFDFHLPEELIAQTPLPDRAASRLMVLDKRTGAIRHETFRNIISYLNPGDCLVLNDTRVMPARLYGEKEETGGTVEVLLLKQLDGDRWETLVKPGKRVKPGTKLTFGEGKLEAVCLDTLEHGGRVLEFSYDGLFYEVLAELGEMPLPPYIKEKLDDPERYQTVYAREIGSAAAPTAGLHFTEELLDAIREKGVHIVFITLHVGLGTFRPVQVDEVEKHDMHAEFYQMSEETAETLNRVREQGGRIIAVGTTSTRTLETIAGKHNGRFVAESGWTDIFIYPGYEFKGIDGLVTNFHLPKSTLIMLVSALAGRENILHAYQVAVKERYRFFSFGDAMLII; this is encoded by the coding sequence ATGAAAGTCGATTTGTTTGATTTTCATTTGCCGGAAGAGTTGATTGCGCAAACGCCGCTTCCAGACCGGGCGGCATCAAGGCTCATGGTGCTCGATAAACGAACGGGCGCCATTCGCCATGAAACGTTTCGCAACATTATTTCGTACTTGAATCCGGGCGACTGCCTCGTTTTAAACGATACGCGCGTCATGCCGGCGCGGCTTTACGGCGAAAAAGAGGAAACGGGCGGAACGGTCGAAGTGCTGCTGTTAAAGCAATTGGACGGCGACCGTTGGGAGACGCTCGTCAAGCCGGGAAAACGAGTCAAGCCAGGAACGAAACTCACCTTTGGCGAGGGGAAGCTTGAAGCCGTCTGCCTCGATACGCTGGAACACGGCGGGCGAGTGCTTGAGTTTTCGTATGACGGCCTGTTTTATGAAGTATTGGCCGAACTTGGGGAGATGCCGCTGCCCCCGTACATTAAAGAAAAGCTTGACGACCCGGAACGGTATCAGACGGTGTACGCCCGTGAAATTGGTTCGGCAGCGGCGCCAACCGCCGGTTTGCATTTCACCGAAGAGCTGCTTGACGCCATTCGCGAAAAAGGGGTGCATATCGTCTTCATCACCCTTCATGTCGGGCTTGGCACGTTTCGGCCAGTGCAAGTGGACGAAGTCGAGAAGCACGATATGCACGCCGAATTTTATCAAATGAGCGAGGAAACGGCTGAGACGTTAAACCGCGTCCGGGAGCAGGGCGGCCGCATCATCGCCGTCGGCACGACGTCGACACGGACGCTCGAGACGATCGCCGGCAAACATAACGGCCGATTTGTTGCAGAAAGCGGCTGGACCGACATTTTCATCTATCCGGGCTATGAGTTCAAAGGGATTGATGGGCTGGTGACGAACTTCCACCTGCCGAAATCGACGCTCATCATGCTCGTGAGTGCGCTCGCCGGGCGCGAAAATATTTTGCACGCGTATCAAGTAGCGGTCAAAGAGCGATACCGCTTTTTCAGCTTCGGTGATGCGATGCTCATCATTTGA
- a CDS encoding DUF2905 domain-containing protein translates to MNSLPKLIMTIGVVLIIVGFVMQFVKLGRLPGDIVIRKGNMTFYFPVVTSILLSVVLSLIFYVLGRFR, encoded by the coding sequence GTGAACAGCTTGCCAAAGTTGATCATGACGATCGGCGTTGTGCTCATCATTGTCGGGTTTGTCATGCAGTTTGTCAAACTCGGCCGCTTGCCGGGGGATATCGTCATCCGCAAAGGGAATATGACGTTTTATTTTCCCGTTGTGACATCCATCTTGCTGAGCGTTGTGTTATCGTTGATTTTTTACGTGCTCGGACGATTTCGCTGA
- the ruvB gene encoding Holliday junction branch migration DNA helicase RuvB translates to MEERLVSGEVLGEETALEPSLRPQYLHEYIGQDKIKENLKVFIEAAKLREETLDHVLLYGPPGLGKTTLAVIIANEMGVKLRATSGPALERPGDLAALLTSLEPGDVLFIDEIHRLPRAVEEVLYPAMEDYCLDITIGKGPDARTLRLDLPPFTLVGATTRAGALSAPLRDRFGVISRLEYYHVDQLAQIIERAAAILQIGIEREAALELARRARGTPRIANRLLRRVRDFAQVRGEGGITLPLAVEALERLQVDRLGLDQIDHKLLSAMIEKFAGGPVGLETLAAVIGEEAQTIEEVYEPYLMQIGLLQRTPRGRVVTPAAYTHLGMEVPKR, encoded by the coding sequence GTGGAGGAACGGCTTGTATCCGGGGAGGTCTTAGGGGAAGAAACTGCGCTTGAACCGAGTTTGCGCCCGCAATATTTGCATGAATATATCGGGCAAGATAAGATCAAAGAAAACTTAAAAGTGTTCATTGAAGCGGCCAAGCTCCGCGAAGAGACGCTCGACCATGTGCTGCTGTACGGACCGCCGGGGCTTGGGAAAACGACGCTCGCCGTGATCATCGCCAATGAAATGGGCGTCAAGCTGCGAGCGACATCTGGACCGGCGCTCGAGCGGCCGGGAGATTTGGCGGCGCTTCTCACTTCGCTTGAGCCGGGGGATGTGCTCTTTATTGATGAGATCCACCGGCTGCCGCGGGCGGTGGAAGAGGTGCTCTATCCGGCGATGGAAGATTATTGCTTAGATATCACGATTGGCAAAGGGCCGGATGCGCGCACGCTTCGCCTCGACTTGCCGCCATTTACGCTCGTCGGGGCGACGACGAGAGCCGGGGCGCTGTCGGCGCCGCTTCGCGACCGGTTTGGTGTCATCAGCCGGCTCGAATACTATCACGTCGACCAACTCGCCCAAATCATTGAGCGGGCGGCGGCCATCTTGCAAATCGGCATCGAGCGCGAAGCGGCGCTTGAGCTTGCCCGTCGGGCGCGCGGCACGCCGCGCATCGCCAACCGTTTGCTGCGGCGCGTCCGCGATTTTGCGCAAGTGCGCGGAGAGGGGGGAATTACGCTGCCGCTTGCTGTCGAGGCGCTCGAGCGGCTGCAAGTCGACCGGCTCGGGCTCGACCAAATCGACCATAAGCTGCTTTCAGCGATGATTGAAAAATTCGCCGGCGGCCCGGTCGGGCTCGAAACGCTGGCGGCCGTCATCGGCGAAGAAGCACAAACGATTGAAGAAGTGTATGAGCCGTACTTGATGCAGATCGGTCTCTTGCAGCGTACGCCGCGCGGGCGCGTCGTCACGCCGGCTGCGTACACCCATTTAGGAATGGAGGTTCCGAAGCGGTGA
- the ruvA gene encoding Holliday junction branch migration protein RuvA: protein MIEFIRGYVDYVCPEYIVIDHNGIGYEIFTPNPFAFQESREAAVTVYTYEYVREGVHALYGFPTREERNLFAKLLQVSGIGPKGGLAILAAGRPDELARAIEEENEAFLCKFPGVGKKTARQMILDLKGKLGALAAPAAARSAAPLSGALAEAVAALKALGYAEREIEKIIPALREEAMSTEQYVKRALALLLG from the coding sequence TTGATCGAGTTTATCCGTGGGTATGTCGATTACGTCTGCCCGGAATATATCGTCATCGACCATAACGGCATCGGCTACGAGATCTTTACGCCGAACCCGTTTGCGTTTCAGGAAAGCCGCGAGGCGGCGGTGACCGTCTATACATACGAATATGTACGCGAAGGTGTGCACGCCTTGTACGGGTTCCCAACGCGCGAGGAGCGCAACTTGTTCGCCAAGCTGCTGCAAGTGTCGGGCATCGGGCCGAAAGGCGGCCTCGCCATTTTGGCGGCCGGGCGTCCGGATGAACTGGCGCGGGCCATCGAGGAAGAAAACGAGGCGTTTTTATGCAAGTTTCCAGGCGTGGGCAAAAAGACGGCCCGGCAAATGATTTTGGATTTAAAAGGGAAGCTCGGGGCGCTTGCGGCGCCGGCGGCTGCACGTTCGGCCGCACCGCTTTCCGGTGCGCTCGCCGAGGCGGTGGCGGCGCTCAAGGCGCTCGGCTACGCTGAACGGGAGATCGAGAAAATCATTCCGGCGCTCCGCGAAGAAGCGATGTCGACGGAACAGTATGTGAAGCGGGCGCTGGCGCTGCTTTTGGGATAA
- a CDS encoding intercompartmental signaling factor BofC produces MRILSLILWIAAIVLPVHSASAAPVKMTIVLERQYLDGEMSEEKVTETVDSMTEIWKKYRGWQLVTLDDQTIVFRKTINDISPLLKTNGYFGITDDGTLSIFNGKPGRSSEIIQSFFQIDVQKLESRQQEKLKKGIRVLSKERYEQVIEMYRHFAVVQ; encoded by the coding sequence ATGCGAATTCTTTCCCTCATACTGTGGATCGCCGCCATCGTGTTGCCGGTTCATTCGGCCTCCGCCGCACCGGTTAAGATGACGATTGTGCTCGAGCGGCAATACTTGGACGGAGAGATGAGCGAAGAGAAAGTCACCGAAACCGTCGATTCGATGACAGAAATATGGAAAAAATATCGCGGTTGGCAACTCGTGACGCTCGATGATCAGACGATCGTGTTTCGCAAAACAATCAACGACATTTCGCCGTTGTTAAAAACAAACGGCTACTTCGGAATTACGGACGATGGCACGTTGTCTATCTTCAACGGCAAACCGGGCCGGTCGAGCGAAATCATCCAGTCGTTTTTCCAAATCGACGTGCAAAAGCTCGAAAGCCGTCAGCAAGAAAAGCTGAAGAAAGGAATTCGCGTCCTCTCGAAAGAGCGGTATGAACAAGTGATCGAAATGTACCGCCATTTTGCGGTCGTCCAATAA